From the genome of Clarias gariepinus isolate MV-2021 ecotype Netherlands chromosome 28, CGAR_prim_01v2, whole genome shotgun sequence, one region includes:
- the s100s gene encoding S100 calcium binding protein S isoform X2: MAKEPSTNLESAMQMLIKTFHKYSGKEGDKYTLSRGELRELLTEELGNYLGNAQDKDAVERVMSDLDANNDGEVDFTEFIILMGALTVACNDFFLDSPAPKNKDAKDGEKKE; encoded by the exons ATGGCTAAAGAACCAAGCACTAACCTGGAGAGCGCCATGCAGATGCTCATCAAGACCTTCCATAAGTACTCAGGGAAAGAAGGGGACAAATACACGCTGAGCCGAGGGGAGCTAAGAGAACTTCTGACGGAGGAATTGGGAAACTATCTAGGG AATGCACAAGACAAGGACGCGGTGGAGCGAGTGATGAGTGACCTGGACGCCAACAATGACGGTGAGGTGGACTTCACTGAGTTCATCATCCTGATGGGCGCTCTCACCGTGGCCTGCAATGACTTCTTCCTCGACAGTCCAGCACCTAAAAACAAGGACGCGAAGGACGGAGAGAAGAAAGAGTAA
- the s100s gene encoding S100 calcium binding protein S isoform X1 produces MPRSKCDVMAKEPSTNLESAMQMLIKTFHKYSGKEGDKYTLSRGELRELLTEELGNYLGNAQDKDAVERVMSDLDANNDGEVDFTEFIILMGALTVACNDFFLDSPAPKNKDAKDGEKKE; encoded by the exons atgccacgctcaaaatgtGATGT CATGGCTAAAGAACCAAGCACTAACCTGGAGAGCGCCATGCAGATGCTCATCAAGACCTTCCATAAGTACTCAGGGAAAGAAGGGGACAAATACACGCTGAGCCGAGGGGAGCTAAGAGAACTTCTGACGGAGGAATTGGGAAACTATCTAGGG AATGCACAAGACAAGGACGCGGTGGAGCGAGTGATGAGTGACCTGGACGCCAACAATGACGGTGAGGTGGACTTCACTGAGTTCATCATCCTGATGGGCGCTCTCACCGTGGCCTGCAATGACTTCTTCCTCGACAGTCCAGCACCTAAAAACAAGGACGCGAAGGACGGAGAGAAGAAAGAGTAA
- the s100u gene encoding S100 calcium binding protein U: protein MEGAIKTVVSVFLKSAKGKENLGEKDFQNLVKNQLKNILTDTDSSKAIKDMRQGLDENQDGKVSFQEYMHLVGYLAQAVSQQRSSNETQVANSGPETQSEVPEALKAEPEPEKEEKPTKEEESAKEQDEVVEVVEVVEEEENVEEVVEVVERT from the exons ATGGAAGGAGCTATCAAGACAGTGGTGTCAGTTTTCCTGAAGTCAGCAAAAGGCAAGGAGAACCTTGGAGAAAAGGACTTCCAAAATCTAGTGAAGAACCAGCTGAAGAACATACTGACG GACACAGACAGCTCTAAGGCTATCAAGGATATGCGTCAAGGGCTTGATGAAAACCAAGATGGAAAAGTCAGCTTCCAGGAGTACATGCACCTAGTGGGATACCTGGCCCAGGCAGTCAGTCAGCAGCGCTCCTCCAACGAGACCCAGGTGGCAAATTCAGGCCCAGAAACGCAGTCGGAGGTCCCTGAAGCCTTGAAGGCTGAGCCTGAGCCCGAGAAAGAAGAAAAGCCTACGAAAGAGGAAGAGTCAGCCAAGGAGCAGGATGAAGTGGTGGAAGTGGTGGAAGTGGTGGAGGAAGAGGAAAATGTGGAGGAGGTGGTAGAAGTAGTAGAGCGCACGTAG
- the s100a11 gene encoding protein S100-A11, producing MVKGIKVEVRMKRNTPLLASSHNTTLLSVKLPFQLDMESAINVLVAQFKTYAAKDGSSHTLSKEEFQGLVASQLPNLVKNASDPAVINHLMSSLDENNDGELTFQEFWQLIGKLACTHGGFSQ from the exons ATGGTGAAGGGAATAAAAGTCGAGGTGAGAATGAAAAGAAACACACCTTTGCTCGCTTCTTCTCACAACACAACTCTCCTCAG TGTAAAACTCCCGTTCCAGTTAGACATGGAGTCTGCCATTAATGTCCTTGTGGCCCAGTTCAAGACCTACGCTGCTAAAGACGGCAGCTCACACACTCTGAGCAAAGAAGAATTCCAGGGTCTTGTTGCATCCCAACTACCAAATCTTGTCAAG AATGCCAGCGATCCTGCTGTGATCAACCATCTCATGAGCTCCTTGGATGAGAACAATGATGGGGAACTGACATTTCAGGAATTCTGGCAGCTGATTGGCAAACTGGCATGCACACATGGTGGCTTCAGCCAATAA
- the pbxip1a gene encoding cell cycle progression protein 1: MLRAGDELAAGCWASRTPAMSDNSTGSSGSSTNSWTLLSPEEADIAGAGDDGTESIGDVPSLSEELAGSCLEMKPSDHEAPPETVLSEEGHQVCQETSPELFDEGAVSGPSVEADPEICAPVIHATITTSPPDNDLLGAVPFSISTESSVFLSQEPFLETSYEESLFNLQPVFDFSPKEYVVAETAPEHVDKDAPVSEPIAEIGPVSEPLHDFPPASEPVHEIAPASKPKAELSPAKEPKAEIAPPSEPVTEIGRVSKPVDEIGPASEHKAETTPALEHKAETTPALEHKAETTPALEHKAETTPALEHKAETTPASEHKAQIAPSLEHVAEIGHVSKFVEEITPASEPKAKTTPASEPKAEITPASEPKAETTPASEPKAEITPASEPKAETTPASEPKAETTPASDPKAETTPASEPVNEIRPASEHKAKIVPASEPVVEISPIAGPPDITLGSESSRTSAVPVSDIETGVSSCPESSSPSLSSPINFSSAAEGPYPKTPASSVLEKKELVSDTEEQKSVFVSREAESLGTDVLIESRGQGSGLRQRRVHYSEELRQSTDEEDEEEFQLPDRKEERPGFAISYLIIGALALLCLGSLFFSGSVLDQAGDDFDGSELSDQELLEKLVEENKQISILEKQIQVGTAITCCVTEQRDELDRALRAAAEKPISEEEHARMKEELSALPSLKEELEALKARISELTQLTGNQLSEPSPGPDRRRGRQDELTRQMTLLEQSRTRLEGMKKQNQPKKWLRERLVEMQQRLSEQVDHIGRKDEWRRKHKGGEARKNEMGDSVQKRKELLKKYRYDWEHKKSERKLERETRKQERSWQARPGHKHKHDHKVQHESKDFWKLQEKKLRSNRNPPEHCHDVSSCAEVQGLIRVKLSDFQDLLDVYLNKLQGLTEEHKQAFHHLVAQSFHGGVFSHDRSLFSEFVEDVADILEDLVDVLMDDDELEKEMEEFEREALLKFAA; this comes from the exons ATGCTCAGAGCCGGTGACGAATTAGCTGCAGG TTGCTGGGCCTCCCGGACACCGGCGATGTCAGATAACAGCACCGGCAGCAGCGGCTCATCCACTAACAGCTGGACCCTCCTCTCTCCAGAG GAGGCAGACATTGCTGGAGCAGGAGACGATGGAACTGAGAGTATTGGTGATGTACCCAGCCTTTCAGAGGAACTTGCAG GAAGCTGCTTGGAGATGAAGCCAAGTGATCATGAAGCTCCACCGGAGACTGTCCTGTCAGAAGAAGGACACCAG GTTTGCCAGGAAACCTCCCCGGAGTTATTTGACGAGGGCGCAGTGTCTGGTCCAAGTGTTGAGGCTGATCCTGAGATCTGTGCACCCGTCATCCACGCTACTATCACAACCTCACCACCGGACAACGACCTGCTCGGGGCCGTTCCCTTCAGCATATCTACCGAGTCATCAGTCTTTCTTTCACAGGAGCCTTTCCTTGAAACATCCTATGAAGAATCTTTATTTAACCTGCAGCCTGTCTTCGATTTTTCACCCAAAGAATATGTTGTAGCTGAAACAGCACCTGAACATGTGGATAAAGATGCCCCAGTCTCAGAACCCATAGCTGAAATTGGACCTGTTTCTGAACCTCTACATGACTTTCCTCCTGCCTCAGAACCTGTACATGAAATTGCCCCTGCCTCAAAACCTAAAGCTGAACTTTCTCCTGCCAAAGAACCCAAAGCTGAAATCGCCCCTCCTTCAGAGCCCGTAACTGAAATTGGACGTGTCTCAAAACCTGTAGATGAAATTGGACCTGCCTCAGAACATAAAGCCGAAACTACCCCTGCCTTAGAACATAAAGCCGAAACTACCCCTGCCTTGGAACATAAAGCCGAAACTACCCCTGCCTTGGAACATAAAGCCGAAACTACCCCTGCCTTGGAACATAAAGCCGAAACTACCCCTGCCTCGGAACATAAAGCTCAAATTGCCCCTTCTTTAGAGCATGTAGCTGAAATTGGACATGTCTCAAAATTTGTAGAAGAAATTACCCCTGCCTCAGAACCTAAAGCTAAAACTACCCCTGCCTCAGAACCTAAAGCTGAAATTACCCCTGCCTCAGAACCTAAAGCTGAAACTACCCCTGCCTCAGAACCTAAAGCTGAAATTACCCCTGCCTCAGAACCTAAAGCTGAAACTACCCCTGCCTCAGAACCTAAAGCTGAAACTACCCCTGCCTCAGACCCTAAAGCTGAAACTACCCCTGCCTCAGAACCTGTGAATGAAATCAGACCTGCCTCAGAACATAAAGCTAAAATTGTCCCTGCCTCAGAACCCGTAGTTGAAATAAGCCCCATCGCTGGACCTCCAGATATAACCCTTGGCTCTGAGAGTAGTCGTACCTCTGCAGTCCCTGTGTCAGATATTGAGACCGGGGTAAGCTCTTGCCCTGAAAGCTCGTCCCCTAGTCTGTCTTCACCAATTAATTTTAGCTCTGCAGCTGAAGGCCCTTATCCTAAAACCCCTGCTTCCTCAGTCTTGGAAAAGAAAGAGCTTGTATCTGACACTGAGGAACAGAAGTCCGTGTTTGTCTCGAGGGAagcag AGTCTCTTGGCACCGATGTGCTTATTGAGTCCCGAGGACAGGGCAGCGGACTGCGACAGCGACGTGTGCATTATTCTGAGGAGCTGAGACAGAGCACAGATGAGGAAGACGAAGAGGAGTTTCAGCTGCCGGACAGGAAAGAAGAGAGACCTGGCTTTGCAATAAGTTACCTGATCATAGGAGCTCTGGCACTGTTATGTCTAgggtccctttttttttctg GTTCTGTACTCGACCAGGCTGGTG aTGACTTTGATGGCTCAGAGTTAAGTGACCAG GAACTTCTTGAAAAACTTGTGGAAGAAAACAAGCAGATTTCCATACTGGAGAAGCAAATACAGGTTGGAACAGCCATAACTTGTTGTGTTACG GAACAAAGGGATGAACTGGACAGGGCGTTGAGGGCAGCGGCAGAGAAACCAATCAGTGAAGAAGAACATGCCAGGATGAAGGAAGAATTGTCTGCATTGCCAAGTCTGAAAGAAGAATTAGAGGCACTTAAAGCTAGGATCTCTGAGCTCACTCAGCTCACAG GTAACCAACTCTCAGAACCTTCTCCTGGACCTGACAGGCGGCGGGGGAGACAAGATGAGCTCACGAGACAAATGACTCTTCTGGAACAGAGCAGAACGCGGTTGGAAGGGATGAAAAAACAGAACCAACCCAAGAAATGGTTAAGAGAAAGACTGGTTGAGATGCAGCAGAGGTTATCAGAACAGGTCGACCACATAGGCAGGAAAGATGAGTGGAGGAGGAAGCACAAGGGAGGAGAAGCAAGGAAGAATGAGATGGGTGACAGTGTCCAAAAGCGCAAAGAGCTCTTAAAGAAGTACCGCTATGACTGGGAGCATAAGAAGTCTGAGAGGAAGCTGGAAAGAGAGACGAGGAAGCAGGAGAGGTCTTGGCAGGCCAGGCCCGGCCACAAGCATAAGCATGATCATAAAGTGCAGCATGAATCAAAGGACTTCTGGAAACTTCAGGAGAAGAAGCTCAGGAGCAACCGAAATCCTCCTGAGCACTGCCATGATGTGTCCAGCTGTGCTGAAGTACAGGGCCTCATTCGTGTTAAGCTCTCTGATTTCCAGGACCTCCTGGATGTCTACCTGAACAAGTTGCAAGGGCTCACTGAGGAGCACAAGCAAGCTTTCCATCATCTTGTTGCCCAGTCTTTTCATGGTGGTGTCTTCAGCCACGACAGATCACTCTTCAGTGAGTTTGTGGAAGATGTGGCTGACATTTTGGAGGACCTGGTGGATGTTCTGATGGACGATGACGAGCTGGAGAAGGAGATGGAGGAGTTTGAGAGGGAGGCGCTGTTGAAGTTTGCGGCGTAG